From Candidatus Poribacteria bacterium, the proteins below share one genomic window:
- a CDS encoding response regulator: MKTENSLPLEEQAETPKRILVIEDQELNRKVVRIVLQSKGYTVVEATDAVEAIASLEKAIPQLILMDIALPGQSGEDLTRRIKANLAWVHIPIIALTAAAMSGDRERILKAGCDDYLSKPIDIKVLVERVETHIKGQKHEHGSNS, from the coding sequence GTGAAAACTGAAAACTCACTTCCACTCGAAGAACAGGCAGAAACCCCAAAGCGTATCTTGGTGATTGAAGACCAGGAGTTGAACCGTAAAGTTGTTCGGATTGTCCTGCAATCAAAGGGGTATACGGTGGTGGAGGCGACTGACGCTGTGGAAGCGATCGCCAGTTTAGAAAAAGCAATCCCGCAACTCATTCTTATGGATATTGCTTTACCCGGACAAAGCGGTGAAGATTTAACGAGACGGATTAAAGCGAATCTGGCGTGGGTACATATACCGATTATTGCCCTAACAGCTGCAGCGATGTCCGGCGACAGAGAACGTATCCTCAAGGCAGGCTGCGACGATTATCTTAGCAAACCTATTGATATTAAGGTTCTGGTGGAGCGTGTAGAAACTCACATCAAAGGACAGAAACATGAACACGGAAGCAACTCCTGA
- a CDS encoding PAS domain S-box protein yields the protein MEPKDDVRKHILTDEIVDPNCLLEIATDMFGYISCDGSFLAFNLAWEETLGFTKSELQSPKWHVFVHPKERQGTLTEIEKVKTGKSHTATFESRFQCKDESYKWLRWRITKDPKKQGCYVVATDITPRKRLEAKLKESETRFQQLAAKRAQEGDLLHTLMENTPDHIYFKDLESRFIRINRSLAERFGLKNPAEAVNKTDFDFFTREHAQQAYQDEQDVIESGKPIEGIQEKETWPNEQDTWVSTTKVPIRDRDGRINGTCGISRDITEYYRAQQAVRDSEANWRSLVESVPDLISTMALDYRLEFINRLPPTLGLTPQDIVGKSVFEFLAEEHHKGFREACARVIETGEVATYEVQGLISGYWYASCIGPIQQDGELVGFVMASTNITDRKRAEIELQHSEERFRRAVLNAPLPIMIHAEDGEVLQISRAWTELTGYTLEDMPTVSKWLEQANHQEAEKIKAHLTQLYSSTERVAEGEYEIFTKSGKKQIWEFSSSLLGELPGPSKRHLGISMALDITERIKTQEVMQHAKETAEYASRAKSDFLANMSHELRTPLNAIIGFAEILRDELVGSINAEQRECVNDIHISGQHLLEMINDILDLSKIEAGKMALQLEIFSIVEAVEEVNAIITALAVKKDLDLTLNYNRNGMIEADRVKIKQIFYNLLSNAVKFTPEGGKVATEVEVTDTELRAQVIDTGIGIAEEDQAKLFAPFTQIDTSKSRRYGGTGLGLALTHRLIELHGGEISVKSEEGKGSNFALKIPLQHLKSKVGTGSDKAA from the coding sequence ATGGAACCTAAGGATGACGTTCGCAAACATATATTAACGGACGAAATTGTTGATCCTAACTGTCTTTTGGAAATTGCCACGGATATGTTCGGATATATCAGTTGTGACGGTAGTTTCCTTGCTTTCAATTTGGCGTGGGAAGAAACTCTCGGATTTACTAAATCGGAACTCCAAAGTCCGAAATGGCATGTGTTTGTACATCCGAAGGAACGGCAAGGCACACTCACCGAAATTGAGAAGGTAAAAACAGGTAAAAGCCATACTGCTACCTTTGAAAGCCGATTTCAATGCAAAGATGAGTCTTACAAGTGGTTAAGATGGCGCATAACAAAAGATCCCAAAAAACAAGGCTGTTACGTCGTCGCAACAGATATCACGCCACGAAAACGACTGGAAGCGAAATTGAAAGAGAGTGAAACCCGCTTTCAGCAATTGGCAGCGAAGCGCGCGCAAGAGGGTGATCTGCTGCATACCCTAATGGAGAATACACCCGACCACATCTACTTCAAGGATCTGGAGAGCCGGTTCATACGAATCAATCGCTCTTTGGCGGAACGGTTCGGTCTAAAGAATCCCGCCGAGGCAGTCAATAAAACGGATTTTGATTTCTTTACCCGTGAACATGCCCAACAGGCGTATCAGGACGAGCAAGATGTCATCGAATCTGGAAAACCAATTGAAGGTATACAGGAAAAAGAGACTTGGCCCAACGAACAAGATACGTGGGTCTCAACGACCAAAGTTCCAATTCGAGATAGAGATGGACGTATAAATGGAACGTGCGGCATTTCACGAGATATAACTGAGTACTATCGCGCACAACAAGCTGTCCGAGATTCGGAAGCAAACTGGCGTTCTCTTGTTGAAAGTGTACCCGACCTCATCTCAACGATGGCCCTTGACTATCGCCTTGAATTTATCAACAGACTCCCCCCTACCCTCGGATTAACACCTCAAGACATCGTCGGAAAAAGCGTCTTTGAATTTCTCGCTGAAGAACATCATAAAGGGTTCAGGGAAGCCTGTGCCCGAGTAATCGAAACTGGCGAAGTTGCAACCTATGAAGTTCAGGGACTGATAAGTGGATATTGGTACGCATCCTGCATCGGTCCAATTCAACAGGATGGAGAATTGGTTGGGTTCGTGATGGCATCAACGAATATCACGGATCGGAAGCGAGCGGAAATTGAATTGCAGCACAGCGAAGAGCGTTTTCGTCGTGCCGTACTGAACGCACCCCTACCTATCATGATTCATGCCGAGGATGGTGAAGTCTTGCAAATTAGCCGGGCGTGGACAGAATTAACCGGGTACACTCTTGAAGATATGCCTACAGTCTCAAAATGGTTGGAGCAGGCGAATCATCAGGAAGCTGAGAAGATCAAAGCACATCTTACCCAATTGTATAGTTCTACGGAGCGTGTAGCAGAGGGCGAGTACGAAATTTTTACCAAGTCTGGCAAAAAACAGATTTGGGAGTTTAGTTCATCGTTGCTTGGTGAACTTCCGGGTCCGAGTAAAAGACACTTGGGTATTAGTATGGCACTCGATATTACAGAGCGAATAAAAACCCAAGAAGTAATGCAACATGCCAAGGAAACCGCTGAATACGCAAGCCGCGCAAAAAGTGACTTCCTCGCAAATATGAGCCACGAGTTGCGGACACCCTTGAATGCAATTATTGGATTCGCTGAGATTCTGCGGGATGAACTCGTCGGGAGTATCAACGCTGAGCAGCGGGAATGTGTCAATGACATCCATATTAGTGGTCAACATCTACTGGAAATGATTAACGACATCCTCGACCTGTCAAAAATCGAGGCTGGAAAAATGGCACTACAACTGGAAATATTCTCTATTGTTGAAGCTGTTGAGGAGGTGAACGCTATTATCACTGCGCTTGCTGTAAAGAAAGATTTGGATCTCACCTTGAACTATAATCGGAACGGTATGATTGAGGCTGATCGGGTTAAAATCAAACAGATCTTCTACAACTTACTCTCCAACGCAGTGAAATTCACACCAGAAGGCGGTAAGGTGGCAACGGAAGTAGAAGTGACCGATACAGAACTACGTGCCCAGGTTATTGATACCGGTATAGGTATCGCTGAAGAAGATCAAGCGAAACTCTTCGCTCCGTTCACACAGATTGATACGTCAAAATCTCGGCGGTATGGCGGAACCGGGCTTGGGTTAGCATTGACACATAGACTCATTGAACTGCATGGCGGCGAAATTAGTGTGAAAAGCGAAGAAGGGAAAGGGAGCAATTTCGCTCTGAAAATCCCCTTACAACACTTAAAAAGCAAAGTCGGTACCGGATCTGATAAGGCAGCATAG
- a CDS encoding universal stress protein → MIKNILVAIGDTDYEKNAFEYAGQLAVLLGTHLSCVFFQDSQHGGNADVAATVLRRTEAECSLYDFLDYHVEAVAGNPRQMICEKAHSADLVVVGLPEDIRKRRLKLIQNQIDDVLLHITRPIIVVHEQCTLLRKILAVHHGDTYSDHALGLVAEIGELTKAGILGLALSSTQPEATQIQQQMEAYLKYYDVQADFLTARGFTVANILENAEENDCDLIALSASHHGRLYELVFQSTTQTVVKLASRAVLVTK, encoded by the coding sequence ATGATAAAAAATATCCTCGTTGCCATCGGCGATACGGATTATGAAAAAAATGCCTTTGAATATGCCGGGCAATTGGCGGTGCTTTTAGGAACGCACCTATCGTGTGTTTTCTTCCAAGACAGCCAGCACGGCGGAAACGCTGATGTCGCAGCGACTGTTCTACGTCGGACAGAAGCGGAATGTTCACTCTACGATTTTTTGGACTACCACGTCGAGGCGGTCGCTGGCAACCCACGACAGATGATCTGCGAAAAAGCACACTCCGCTGATCTTGTTGTCGTCGGGCTCCCTGAAGATATAAGGAAACGTCGCCTTAAGCTTATTCAGAACCAAATTGACGACGTACTTTTGCATATCACGAGACCTATTATCGTGGTGCACGAACAATGCACACTACTGCGCAAGATTCTCGCCGTCCATCACGGCGACACTTATTCTGACCATGCCTTAGGGCTTGTCGCTGAAATCGGAGAATTGACAAAAGCTGGGATTCTTGGACTCGCCCTTTCAAGCACGCAGCCTGAAGCAACACAGATTCAGCAACAGATGGAAGCCTACTTGAAATATTATGACGTTCAAGCCGATTTCCTTACGGCTCGCGGCTTTACAGTAGCAAATATCTTAGAGAACGCAGAGGAGAATGACTGTGATCTCATCGCCCTCAGCGCAAGTCATCACGGAAGATTATATGAACTCGTTTTCCAAAGCACCACGCAAACCGTTGTAAAATTAGCAAGTCGTGCAGTACTCGTGACAAAGTAA